A stretch of Shinella zoogloeoides DNA encodes these proteins:
- the rbbA gene encoding ribosome-associated ATPase/putative transporter RbbA gives MTKAPDGSNDNTRAAPVASLARVGLSYGKTRALDDVSLDIPPGIMVGLIGPDGVGKSSLLSLIAGARAVQQGRVEVLGGDIADTKHRNLTCPRIAYMPQGLGKNLYPTLSVFENIDFFGRLFGQDRQERQRRIDDLLERTGLAPFPDRPAGKLSGGMKQKVGLCCALIHDPDLLILDEPTTGVDPLSRRQFWELIDDIRGERPGMSVIVATAYMEEAERFDWLVAMDAGRVLATGTPAELLSRTGAANLDAAFVALLPEERRQGHHEVVIPPRPDKGETEFAIEAEHLTMRFGDFTAVDNVSFQIPRGEIFGFLGSNGCGKTTTMKMLTGLLAASEGTAKLFGHEVDPNDIEVRRKVGYMSQAFSLYSELTVRQNLDLHARLFNLPPDTIPARIADMAARFDLKAIMDALPDALPLGIRQRLSLAVAMIHAPDILILDEPTSGVDPVARDGFWQILSDLSRNDGVTIFVSTHFMNEAELCDRISLMHAGKVLVSDTPKGIVEQKSAASLEEAFITYLEEAIGKQSPPASPRPTQREEADGAVAPPTAPSATRRAFDPRRMLAYTQREALELRRDPIRATLAILGSVILMFVIGYGINMDVENLSFAVLDRDDTTISRDYTLQIAGSRYFTEKAPITDYNDLDRRMSNGELSLALEIPPGFGRDVSRGKSVEIGAWIDGASPSRAETVRGYVQGMHQTWLTQKARELYGGAATVGQFQIALRYRYNPGVDSLIAMVPAVIPLLLMLIPSMLAVLSVVREKELGSIVNFYVTPVTRFEFILGKQLPYVALAMLNFVMLTAFAVIVFGVPLTGSFLTLALAALLYVVTATGIGLLISSFISSQIAAIFGTALITLIPAVQYSGIIDPVSSLQGMGAYIGQIYPATYFVTIARGTFSKALGFNDLAASFIPLLIAIPVLTGMTVAFLKKQAA, from the coding sequence ATGACGAAAGCGCCCGATGGCTCGAACGACAACACACGGGCCGCACCGGTCGCGAGCCTGGCGCGTGTCGGATTGTCCTATGGCAAGACGAGAGCGCTCGACGATGTGAGCCTCGATATTCCGCCCGGCATCATGGTCGGCCTGATCGGTCCCGATGGCGTTGGCAAGTCGAGCCTCCTTAGCCTGATCGCCGGCGCCCGCGCGGTCCAGCAGGGGCGGGTCGAGGTGCTGGGCGGCGACATTGCCGACACGAAGCACCGCAATCTGACCTGCCCGCGGATCGCCTACATGCCGCAGGGGCTTGGCAAGAACCTCTATCCAACGCTTTCGGTATTCGAAAACATCGATTTCTTCGGCCGCCTGTTCGGCCAGGACAGGCAGGAGCGGCAGCGCCGCATCGACGATCTGCTCGAGCGCACGGGCCTTGCCCCTTTTCCGGATCGCCCCGCGGGGAAACTTTCGGGCGGCATGAAACAGAAGGTCGGTCTGTGCTGCGCGCTGATCCACGATCCCGATCTTCTCATCCTCGACGAACCGACGACGGGCGTCGATCCTCTGTCGCGCCGGCAGTTCTGGGAACTGATCGACGATATAAGGGGCGAACGCCCGGGAATGAGCGTGATCGTCGCGACCGCCTACATGGAAGAAGCCGAACGCTTCGACTGGCTCGTCGCGATGGATGCCGGGCGCGTGCTTGCGACAGGAACGCCGGCCGAACTGCTGTCGCGAACCGGAGCCGCCAATCTCGACGCCGCCTTTGTCGCTCTTCTGCCAGAAGAAAGGCGGCAGGGTCATCACGAGGTCGTCATACCGCCGAGGCCCGATAAGGGCGAGACCGAGTTTGCGATCGAGGCCGAGCATCTGACCATGCGCTTCGGCGACTTCACGGCTGTCGACAATGTCAGCTTCCAGATTCCGCGCGGCGAGATTTTTGGGTTCCTCGGCTCGAATGGCTGCGGCAAGACCACCACCATGAAAATGCTGACCGGTCTCCTAGCGGCAAGTGAAGGAACGGCGAAGCTGTTCGGACATGAGGTCGATCCGAACGATATCGAGGTGCGGCGAAAGGTCGGCTATATGAGCCAGGCCTTCTCGCTCTACTCCGAGCTAACGGTTCGCCAGAACCTCGACCTGCATGCCCGCCTGTTCAACCTGCCGCCGGACACGATCCCGGCGCGCATCGCCGACATGGCGGCGCGGTTCGATCTCAAGGCGATCATGGACGCATTGCCTGACGCGCTGCCACTGGGTATCCGGCAGAGATTGTCGCTCGCCGTGGCGATGATCCACGCCCCCGACATCCTGATCCTTGACGAGCCGACCTCCGGTGTCGATCCGGTCGCGCGCGACGGCTTTTGGCAGATCCTGTCCGACCTGTCGCGCAATGACGGCGTCACCATCTTCGTCTCCACCCACTTCATGAACGAGGCCGAGCTTTGCGACCGCATTTCGCTCATGCATGCCGGCAAGGTGCTGGTCAGCGATACGCCGAAAGGGATCGTCGAGCAGAAATCCGCAGCCAGTCTCGAAGAAGCCTTCATCACCTATCTGGAGGAAGCGATCGGAAAACAGTCTCCACCTGCGTCCCCCCGACCCACGCAGCGTGAAGAGGCGGATGGAGCAGTGGCGCCCCCCACAGCTCCATCCGCCACCCGCCGCGCCTTCGATCCGCGCCGCATGCTCGCCTACACCCAGCGCGAAGCCCTGGAACTGCGCCGCGATCCGATCCGCGCGACGCTTGCCATTCTCGGCAGTGTCATCCTGATGTTCGTCATCGGCTATGGCATCAACATGGATGTCGAGAACCTGTCCTTCGCCGTGCTCGACCGCGACGATACGACGATCAGCCGCGACTACACGCTTCAGATCGCCGGCTCCCGCTATTTCACAGAAAAGGCGCCGATCACCGACTACAATGACCTCGACCGGCGCATGAGCAATGGCGAACTCAGCCTGGCGCTGGAGATCCCGCCCGGCTTCGGACGCGATGTCTCGCGCGGCAAGAGTGTCGAGATCGGTGCCTGGATCGATGGCGCCTCACCGTCGCGCGCCGAGACCGTCCGCGGCTACGTGCAGGGCATGCACCAGACCTGGCTGACCCAGAAGGCGCGTGAACTCTATGGCGGCGCGGCGACGGTCGGCCAGTTCCAGATCGCGCTCAGATACCGGTACAATCCAGGCGTCGACAGTCTGATCGCCATGGTGCCCGCCGTCATCCCGCTGCTTCTGATGCTGATCCCGTCCATGCTCGCCGTTTTGAGCGTCGTGCGCGAGAAGGAGCTCGGATCCATCGTCAATTTCTACGTGACGCCGGTAACGCGCTTCGAGTTCATCCTCGGCAAGCAACTCCCTTACGTCGCCCTTGCGATGCTGAACTTCGTCATGCTGACGGCATTCGCGGTGATCGTGTTCGGGGTTCCGCTAACGGGAAGTTTCCTGACCCTCGCGTTGGCGGCCCTGCTTTACGTCGTCACCGCCACGGGCATAGGACTGCTGATTTCAAGCTTCATCAGCAGCCAGATCGCCGCGATCTTCGGGACGGCCCTCATCACGCTCATCCCGGCGGTCCAGTATTCGGGCATCATCGATCCGGTTTCCTCGCTCCAGGGCATGGGCGCCTATATCGGCCAGATTTATCCCGCGACCTATTTCGTGACGATCGCCCGCGGCACGTTTTCCAAAGCGCTCGGATTCAACGATCTTGCCGCCTCCTTCATTCCTCTCCTGATCGCCATTCCGGTCCTGACCGGGATGACCGTGGCCTTCCTCAAGAAACAGGCGGCCTGA
- a CDS encoding ABC transporter permease has protein sequence MRLANIIQLGVKELRGLARDPMLAVLIVYAFTLSIYTASTAMPETLNNAAIAVVDEDQSPVSSRILTAFYPPYFSIPKIISQHEMDRRMDSGLDTFALDIPPNFQRDLLAGKAPTIQLNVDATRMTQAFSGGGYVQSIVSGEVSEYLNRYRGNTTVPVDLALRSRFNPSLDKGWFGAINNVISSITMLSIVLTGAALIREREHGTIEHLLVMPITPTEIMISKIWSMGLVVLVASTVSLVFIVQGLLKVPIQGSLILFFAGTVLQLLATTSLGIFLATIAGSMPQFGLLLMLTLLPLRVLSGGVTPRESMPQIIQDIMLAAPDTHFVILAQAILFRGAGLDVVWPQFLALLIIGVVLFAFSLHRFRQFLR, from the coding sequence ATGCGTCTTGCCAACATCATCCAGCTCGGCGTCAAGGAACTGCGCGGACTTGCCCGCGATCCGATGCTTGCCGTCCTGATCGTCTACGCCTTCACGCTGTCGATCTATACGGCATCGACAGCGATGCCGGAGACGCTCAACAACGCGGCCATCGCCGTGGTCGACGAGGACCAGTCGCCGGTCTCCTCGCGCATCCTCACGGCATTCTATCCGCCTTATTTCTCGATTCCGAAGATCATCTCGCAGCATGAGATGGACCGCCGGATGGACAGCGGCCTCGACACCTTCGCCCTCGACATCCCGCCGAACTTCCAGCGCGACCTGCTCGCCGGCAAGGCGCCGACGATCCAGCTCAACGTCGATGCCACTCGCATGACCCAGGCCTTCAGCGGCGGCGGCTACGTCCAGTCGATTGTTTCTGGCGAAGTGAGCGAGTACCTGAACCGCTACCGGGGAAACACGACCGTTCCGGTCGATCTGGCGCTGCGCTCCCGCTTCAATCCCTCGCTCGACAAGGGCTGGTTCGGGGCGATCAACAACGTGATCTCCTCGATCACCATGCTGTCGATCGTATTGACCGGTGCGGCGTTGATCCGCGAGCGCGAGCACGGCACGATCGAGCACCTGCTCGTCATGCCGATCACCCCGACAGAGATCATGATCAGCAAGATCTGGTCGATGGGCCTGGTGGTGCTGGTCGCCTCGACAGTTTCGCTCGTCTTCATCGTACAGGGCCTGCTCAAGGTGCCCATTCAAGGGTCGCTTATCCTGTTTTTCGCGGGCACGGTGCTGCAGCTCTTGGCCACAACGTCACTGGGAATCTTCCTGGCCACCATTGCCGGATCCATGCCGCAGTTCGGTCTTCTGCTGATGCTGACCCTTCTTCCGTTGCGCGTCCTGTCGGGCGGTGTCACGCCGCGGGAGAGCATGCCGCAGATCATCCAGGACATCATGCTCGCCGCACCCGACACCCACTTCGTCATCCTTGCGCAGGCGATCCTGTTTCGTGGAGCCGGCCTCGATGTCGTCTGGCCGCAGTTCCTGGCGTTGCTGATCATCGGGGTCGTGCTGTTCGCCTTCTCGCTGCACCGGTTCAGACAGTTCCTGCGCTAG
- a CDS encoding Crp/Fnr family transcriptional regulator, translating to MQKPDFGGEQPLSHCHRTQHAVGILSANGWFASKPLEWQRELCRAGRRVALAPGQWIYGQGDETNGLCAVLEGALRLEAPLACGHDALLAILSPPAIFGLTTNSGLTSRLATARAARQTTVLLFSNSALEQLAARFPQTTQALNDLQGQQLGMLVRLAAHLLVSPPLGRIAYRLDQVASNGVASVSQSDLAELCGLARKIVNAHLARLEADGVIQRGYREIRILRPRALEALICSADAMPQLSGRGGGGEMTATGA from the coding sequence ATGCAAAAACCAGACTTTGGCGGTGAGCAGCCCCTGTCGCACTGCCATCGCACGCAACATGCAGTCGGCATTCTCTCCGCAAATGGCTGGTTCGCATCGAAGCCTCTCGAATGGCAGCGCGAACTCTGCCGCGCCGGACGGCGGGTCGCACTGGCGCCCGGCCAATGGATCTATGGCCAGGGCGACGAAACCAACGGACTTTGCGCCGTGCTCGAAGGGGCCTTGAGGCTCGAGGCGCCTCTTGCGTGCGGTCATGATGCTCTTCTGGCGATCCTTTCGCCGCCGGCAATATTCGGCCTCACGACAAACAGCGGATTAACCTCGCGCCTGGCAACGGCGCGCGCCGCACGGCAGACCACGGTCCTCCTGTTTTCCAACAGCGCGCTTGAGCAATTGGCGGCACGGTTTCCTCAAACCACGCAGGCGCTCAATGACCTGCAAGGGCAGCAACTGGGCATGCTCGTGCGACTGGCGGCGCATCTTCTGGTCTCGCCACCGCTCGGCCGCATTGCCTATCGTCTCGATCAGGTCGCCTCTAACGGCGTCGCATCGGTGAGCCAGTCCGATCTTGCCGAGCTTTGCGGTCTTGCCCGGAAAATCGTCAATGCCCATCTGGCAAGGCTCGAGGCAGACGGCGTCATCCAGCGCGGCTATCGCGAGATCAGGATCCTTCGACCGCGGGCGCTCGAAGCCCTGATATGCTCTGCGGATGCAATGCCGCAGCTGTCGGGTCGCGGCGGTGGCGGTGAGATGACCGCGACTGGCGCATAA
- a CDS encoding SH3 domain-containing protein, with protein MFNSNAFTALRRALSLRTLLLMLLSAVPLALAPVTAHAATRGATIANVNLRAGPGTWYPVVITMPPSAALTIYGCIDSGPWCDVSWAGARGWVSSNYIGIRYQGQDVTLSPAIIPMIGLTVVAFNQAYWNNHYASQPWHGNWNTYYRRGAAYGGPGYGGAGRGGCVGAACGGSAVVRGPYGGGAAARGICGPDRCAGGAIGRYPGGGFEVRRGIIDR; from the coding sequence ATGTTCAATTCCAATGCTTTTACTGCCTTGCGCCGGGCCTTGTCGCTCCGCACCCTTCTTCTGATGTTGCTTTCGGCGGTTCCGCTCGCCCTGGCTCCTGTTACGGCTCATGCGGCAACACGTGGCGCGACGATCGCAAACGTCAATCTGCGGGCCGGGCCTGGCACGTGGTATCCGGTGGTCATCACCATGCCGCCAAGCGCGGCTCTGACCATCTACGGATGCATCGATTCAGGTCCCTGGTGCGATGTCTCCTGGGCGGGCGCACGTGGATGGGTTTCCTCGAACTATATCGGCATCCGTTACCAGGGGCAGGACGTGACACTGTCGCCAGCGATCATTCCGATGATCGGCCTGACCGTTGTCGCCTTCAACCAAGCCTACTGGAACAACCACTACGCCAGCCAGCCGTGGCATGGAAACTGGAACACCTATTATCGACGCGGCGCTGCTTATGGTGGCCCCGGTTATGGTGGTGCTGGCCGAGGTGGCTGCGTTGGAGCCGCATGCGGCGGTTCGGCCGTCGTTCGCGGCCCTTACGGCGGAGGCGCGGCCGCACGTGGAATCTGCGGTCCGGACCGTTGCGCCGGGGGCGCCATCGGCCGCTATCCGGGCGGCGGCTTCGAAGTCCGTCGCGGCATCATCGACCGTTGA
- a CDS encoding DUF3313 domain-containing protein has protein sequence MTGTDHSIRRACGGRPTGPTFRMRGLVAFAAIAVISGCATTPPPSVALSSSALLRPTSDKSKPYAYRRADVNFAAYGRVLVPPTEIYAGPDAQFGKMSAADRQALAVYMHQEFSRVLGRRLQIAGQPGPGTLRARLTLTGAEASTPVLSTVSHVLPVGLVVNAGAQATGGRGTFSGWVSYAVEIEDAHTGTLLYAHVANRSANALDITANFGPLDAAKAGVRSAADKLDKELAGATR, from the coding sequence ATGACAGGAACCGACCATTCCATCAGACGCGCCTGCGGCGGCCGGCCAACGGGTCCGACTTTCCGGATGCGCGGCCTGGTGGCTTTCGCGGCCATCGCCGTCATCTCTGGCTGCGCAACCACGCCGCCGCCCTCGGTTGCGTTGTCCTCCTCTGCACTTTTGCGTCCGACCTCGGACAAGAGCAAGCCCTACGCCTATCGCCGGGCGGATGTGAATTTTGCAGCCTATGGTCGCGTCCTCGTTCCGCCCACAGAGATTTACGCCGGTCCGGATGCGCAGTTCGGCAAGATGTCGGCTGCCGATCGTCAAGCGCTCGCCGTCTACATGCATCAGGAGTTTTCCAGGGTGCTCGGTCGTCGGCTTCAAATCGCCGGGCAGCCGGGCCCGGGCACGTTGCGCGCAAGGCTGACCTTGACCGGAGCGGAAGCAAGCACGCCGGTTCTGTCCACCGTCTCGCATGTTCTGCCAGTCGGCCTTGTCGTCAATGCGGGCGCGCAGGCGACCGGCGGGCGCGGCACATTCTCAGGCTGGGTCTCCTACGCCGTCGAGATCGAGGACGCCCATACCGGCACTCTGCTCTATGCCCATGTCGCCAACAGGAGCGCCAACGCGCTCGACATCACCGCCAATTTCGGGCCGCTCGACGCGGCAAAGGCGGGCGTGCGCTCGGCAGCCGACAAGCTGGACAAGGAGCTCGCCGGCGCAACGCGATAA
- a CDS encoding efflux RND transporter periplasmic adaptor subunit, which translates to MIGLTRLFGICLTGMLLVACDDGARTAEPSPQSIRVIKAAVREQQRGADVTGEVRARIQTDLAFRAAGKVVDRRADVGSRVSAGDVLARIDDTEQRADVLSAQAGLVAAQATLNQKTLAYQRYAALVESRAIAQATYDQAKEELATAQGTLESAQASLAIVQDALSHTELKADADGIIIARNIEVGQVVSAAQPAFTLAHDGPREAWFDVFEAFFLSGQPADKATIAPVSDPDGGVTAALREIAPVIDTTTGTIRVKMALAPDVAWSLGTPVVGRFRTPSVAAITLPWSAMTSTDGKPAVWIVNAQTRAVELRPVTVADYRTGEFSIAEGVSASELVVAEGGKFLRPGQTVAWEASR; encoded by the coding sequence TTGATCGGCCTGACCCGACTGTTCGGTATCTGCCTGACCGGCATGTTGCTCGTCGCATGCGACGATGGTGCCAGGACGGCAGAGCCTTCCCCCCAATCGATCCGGGTGATTAAAGCCGCCGTGCGTGAGCAGCAGCGCGGCGCTGACGTCACCGGTGAGGTGCGCGCCCGTATCCAGACGGATCTTGCCTTCAGGGCAGCCGGGAAGGTGGTGGACAGGCGGGCAGATGTCGGCTCCCGTGTCAGTGCCGGAGATGTGCTGGCGCGCATCGACGACACGGAGCAACGCGCTGACGTTTTATCGGCGCAAGCCGGCCTCGTGGCGGCACAGGCGACACTCAATCAAAAGACGCTCGCCTACCAGCGTTATGCAGCGCTCGTGGAATCGCGCGCAATCGCCCAGGCGACCTACGATCAGGCGAAGGAAGAACTGGCGACGGCGCAGGGCACATTGGAATCTGCCCAGGCATCGCTGGCGATCGTGCAGGACGCACTCTCCCACACTGAGCTCAAGGCCGACGCGGACGGGATCATCATCGCCCGTAACATCGAAGTCGGCCAGGTCGTGTCCGCCGCACAGCCTGCCTTCACGCTCGCCCATGACGGGCCGCGCGAGGCGTGGTTCGATGTCTTCGAGGCCTTTTTCCTGTCCGGCCAGCCAGCCGACAAGGCGACGATCGCGCCAGTTTCCGATCCCGACGGCGGCGTCACCGCAGCACTTCGCGAGATCGCCCCCGTCATCGACACCACCACCGGAACGATCCGGGTCAAGATGGCGCTTGCGCCCGATGTTGCCTGGTCGCTGGGAACGCCCGTCGTCGGCCGCTTCCGAACGCCGTCTGTCGCAGCCATCACCTTGCCCTGGAGCGCGATGACGTCCACCGATGGCAAGCCTGCCGTCTGGATCGTCAATGCACAGACCCGCGCCGTCGAGTTGCGGCCGGTCACCGTTGCGGACTACCGGACCGGTGAATTCTCGATCGCCGAAGGTGTTTCTGCGAGCGAGCTCGTCGTCGCCGAAGGCGGAAAGTTCCTGCGGCCGGGCCAGACAGTCGCCTGGGAGGCTAGTCGATGA
- a CDS encoding efflux RND transporter periplasmic adaptor subunit, with translation MTATPERAGTLSFAGVIQPRVETELAFRTLGRVIARKVEAGDVVKKGDVLALIDPLALQLAVTGAQAELRNASAQLENATITERRKRVLVSTNSASSADLELAEQGLKSAQANMTKAEANLAKAREQLGYAELKAEFDGVITSTSVEVGQTTTAGQAVLKLARLDQRDVVIDVSEGQLAQIRSANRVDVALQLDGRLRTSGSIREIAPQADAETRTHRVKIAVDEAPAVFRFGSVVTAAFSNGAGDSAIVLPRSAITFRDGAADVWVIDEATLTVSRRPVGLEASEAGSSQVRVNRGLDTGEKVVVAGGDQLQEGQKTRLGQEMHR, from the coding sequence ATGACGGCCACGCCGGAACGGGCCGGCACCTTGAGCTTCGCCGGCGTCATACAGCCGCGCGTCGAGACCGAACTCGCTTTCCGCACGCTGGGCCGCGTCATTGCGAGAAAGGTCGAGGCAGGCGACGTCGTCAAAAAGGGAGACGTGCTCGCACTGATCGATCCGCTTGCGCTGCAGCTTGCCGTCACCGGCGCCCAGGCCGAGCTGCGCAACGCCAGCGCGCAACTCGAGAACGCGACGATCACCGAGCGGCGCAAGCGCGTGCTCGTCTCCACCAACAGTGCAAGCTCCGCCGATCTCGAACTTGCCGAGCAGGGCCTCAAATCAGCGCAGGCAAACATGACGAAAGCCGAGGCGAATCTCGCCAAGGCGAGGGAACAACTTGGCTACGCGGAGCTGAAGGCCGAGTTCGACGGCGTCATTACCTCGACCTCCGTGGAAGTCGGACAGACGACGACGGCCGGCCAGGCAGTCCTGAAGCTTGCGCGTCTCGATCAGCGCGATGTCGTGATCGACGTGTCCGAGGGGCAGCTCGCGCAGATCCGCTCGGCAAACCGCGTCGATGTGGCGCTCCAGCTCGACGGGCGGCTGCGTACCTCCGGATCGATCCGCGAGATCGCCCCGCAAGCCGATGCCGAAACCCGCACCCACAGGGTGAAGATTGCCGTGGACGAGGCTCCCGCCGTCTTCCGCTTCGGCTCGGTGGTGACCGCCGCCTTCTCCAACGGGGCCGGCGACAGCGCCATCGTCCTTCCCCGCTCCGCGATCACCTTCAGGGATGGCGCCGCGGACGTGTGGGTCATCGATGAGGCGACGCTCACCGTCTCACGTCGACCGGTCGGGCTCGAGGCAAGCGAAGCGGGCAGCTCCCAGGTCAGGGTTAACAGGGGACTCGACACTGGCGAAAAGGTCGTTGTTGCCGGTGGCGACCAACTTCAGGAGGGACAGAAAACCAGACTTGGACAGGAGATGCACCGGTGA